In Myxocyprinus asiaticus isolate MX2 ecotype Aquarium Trade chromosome 32, UBuf_Myxa_2, whole genome shotgun sequence, one genomic interval encodes:
- the LOC127423656 gene encoding heparan sulfate glucosamine 3-O-sulfotransferase 3B1-like encodes MEYSLLCHPLHALSVSPVKKKLGLLFIMLLLWVYMVYSCVGYCATMPPSLVMDNGKNIRDIGYLGKTEADSGRADLVMSKLLSRPQSSWTDLESDYDEPTVRRAPRGFSKNDVDADRAEEWDGGRGGDQRVSALSSFSNGSGSQKLPQAIIIGVKKGGTRALLEFLRVHPDIRAVGAEPHFFDRNYDNGLDWYRDLMPKTLEGQITMEKTPSYFVTREAPARIYAMSRDTKLIVVVRDPVTRAISDYTQTLSKKPDIPTFESLTFKNRTTGLIDTSWSAIQIGIYAKHLDNWLQFFPMGQILFVSGERLISDPAGELGRVQDFLGLKRIITDKHFYFNQTKGFPCLKKAEGSSKPHCLGKTKGRTHPNIHPEVVQRLRDFYRPFNMKFYQMTGHNFGWD; translated from the exons ATGGAATATAGCCTGCTCTGTCACCCTCTCCACGCGCTCTCCGTCAGTCCCGTGAAGAAGAAACTCGGGCTCCTCTTCATCATGCTGCTCCTCTGGGTCTACATGGTCTATTCCTGTGTGGGCTACTGTGCCACTATGCCACCAAGTTTAGTCATGGACAATGGTAAAAATATTCGAGACATTGGTTACCTCGGGAAAACTGAGGCGGATAGTGGCCGAGCGGACCTCGTGATGTCTAAGCTGCTGTCCAGACCGCAGAGCTCTTGGACGGACTTGGAATCAGATTATGATGAACCTACCGTCAGAAGGGCTCCCCGAGGCTTCTCTAAAAACGATGTGGACGCAGACCGAGCTGAGGAGTGGGACGGCGGGCGAGGAGGAGATCAGAGAGTCTCTGCGCTGTCAAGTTTCTCCAATGGCTCGGGCAGTCAGAAGCTGCCTCAGGCGATCATCATCGGCGTGAAGAAAGGCGGGACGCGCGCGCTGCTTGAGTTTCTGCGCGTGCATCCCGATATCCGCGCGGTCGGAGCTGAGCCACACTTTTTCGATCGTAACTATGACAACGGACTGGACTGGTACAG GGACCTGATGCCTAAGACCCTGGAGGGCCAGATCACCATGGAGAAAACACCAAGCTACTTTGTGACCCGTGAGGCTCCAGCTCGGATCTATGCCATGTCCCGTGACACCAAGCTGATCGTGGTGGTCCGGGACCCCGTCACCCGAGCCATCTCAGATTACACACAAACATTGTCCAAGAAGCCTGATATCCCCACTTTTGAGAGCCTGACATTCAAAAACAGAACTACAGGGTTGATAGACACCTCATGGAGCGCAATTCAAATCGGCATCTATGCCAAGCACCTGGACAACTGGCTACAGTTCTTCCCCATGGGTCAGATTCTGTTTGTGAGTGGAGAACGATTGATTAGCGACCCAGCCGGAGAGCTGGGTCGTGTTCAGGACTTCCTGGGACTTAAAAGGATCATCACAGACAAACATTTCTACTTCAACCAGACCAAGGGCTTTCCTTGTCTCAAGAAGGCTGAGGGCAGCAGCAAGCCCCATTGCCTGGGCAAAACCAAAGGGAGGACCCACCCAAACATTCACCCTGAGGTAGTGCAGAGACTTAGAGACTTCTACAGACCATTCAACATGAAGTTCTACCAGATGACTGGGCATAATTTTGGTTGGGATTAA